AAGTCGACCGGGTCGTCCTGCCAGTCGGGCTCGTAGAGCCGGACCCGGCCGCCGGTGGCGGGGCCGTCGAGGGGCGTGTGCCCGGTGCGGCAGAGCTCGGCCACCGCGGCCGGCGGGAGCGGGACCCCGACGGCTCCCTCGGGGTTCACGGCGATGCCGAGCTGCGGGGGCAGGCCGCGGGCGAACTGGACTGCGGGCGCCACCGCGAAGTCCATGCCGGGGCCGGCGCAGAAGCGGAACTGGGCCTCGGAGCTGTAGACGGGCACGTACGCCGCCCCGCCGATCTCCATGGTGGGCAGGGTCAGGTCGGCCGAGCCCGGTCCGCCGCCACCGGGCAGCGGCACCCACACGTGGCTGCGTCCGAGCACCTCCAGGATCCGCGCCCCCGCGTCGGCCTGTCCCAGCGCCGCCCCGAGCACCTGCTCCAGTTCGTTCTCCGGCCAGCCGCTGCCCTGCATCCCGCACCCCTCCGTGGTCCCGCCCTCGTCGCCCCGAGGTTATCCGCTGGCACGACGGACCCCGCGCCCGGCGGGGGCGGTCAGCCCCGGAACGCGATGCGGGTCACGGCGGCGGCCGAGCGGCGGTCCAGCAGGGTCGCCGAGGCACAGCCGGCCGGGGGCCGCCCGGCCTCCGCCTCGCGCAGCAGCCGGCCCACGGCGCCGCGGTGCCGGGCGAAGGCGTACGCGGAGACGCGCCGGCCGCGCGCCGCCTGTCCGGAGAGCGCCTCCTCGGGGCTGCTGTCCAGGAAGAGCAGGTGCAGGGCACGGCCGCGGCGGCGGGCCGCGGCGGCGAGGAGGCCGCGCACCCAGCTCTGCGTACCGCAGTCGTGGACGACGACGGAGGCGCCGGAGCGCAGGACGCGCCACAGCCCCCAGTAGTGCGCCACGCGGACCAGCGGCCGGTACACGGCGTACGGGAGGGAGGCGGGCATCCGGCGCTCCCAGCGCTCGCGGGCGTCCTGGGAGTCCACGGAGCCGCCCTCGGCGGCCGCCCGCTTGATCAGGGTGCTCTTGCCGCCGCCGGGCAGGCCGGAGACCACGACGATGTCCCCGGCGGCGAAGCGCAGCCGCTGGGGGCCGTGCACCGCCGGGCCGCGCAGGTCGCGTACGGGGCCGGACCGGGCGGCGCCCTCGCGCGCCCGCGCCTCCCGCTGTGCCGGGACCGCCTCCACGGTCCCCGTCGCCGCCACTACCACTCCGAATCTCCGCACAGTGATCGCCTCCCCCGAACCGGGTCGCCAGGACCCTTTCCCACTGAGTGTAAAGAGACGGTAATCCGGCGGGGCCGGTTCCGGCCGGACCGCTGGAGAGCCGCACGAGCCGCGCACGAACTTTCGGGGCCCCGCCCCCCGGGTCCGGCGGGGGCGTGCAATGATGTGCGCCATCTGGACCAACTGCATACCGGCCGCTTGAATCCGCGCGGGAGAGTCCCGGCACGCCGCAAGGCCGTGCGCGGGCGCCGAAGGAGCAAGAACCTCCCTTGAATCTCTCAGGCCCCGTACCGCGTGGATGAGGCAGATCTGAAAAGCGAGCCGCTCGACGGCTCCACCCAAGGTGCAAGCCGAGGAACTCTCGGCGAACCTCTCAGGTTCCGATGACAGATGGGGAGGACCCTCCTCGTCATGTCATGCCCTGGGACTCGGGAGCCACACCCATGAGCACTGCCCCCCGCCTGACCGCCCTCGACGCGCTGCACCGTGCCCTCGGTGCGACCATGACCGACTTCGCGGGCTGGGACATGCCGCTGCGGTACGGCAGCGAGCGCGACGAGCACAACGCCGTCCGCACCCGGGCCGGCCTCTTCGACCTGTCGCACATGGGCGAGATCACCGTGACCGGCCCGGAGGCCGTCAAGGTGCTGGACTACGCGCTGGTCGGCAACATCTCCACCGTCGGCGTCGGCCGCGCCCGCTACACGCACATCTGCCGGGCGGACGGCGGCATCGTCGACGACCTGATCGTCTACCGGCTGGGCGAGGACGAGTTCATGGTCGTCGCGAACGCCTCCAACGCCCAGGTCGTGCTGGACGCGGTCACCGAGCGCGCGGCGGGCTTCGACGCCGAGGTCCGCGACGACCGCGACGCGTACGCGCTGATCGCGGTCCAGGGCCCGGAGTCGCCCGGCATCCTGAAGTCCGTGACCGACGCCGACCTGGACGGGCTGAAGTACTACGCCGGTCTGCCGGGCACCGTCGCCGGCGTGCCCGCGCTGATCGCCCGGACCGGCTACACCGGCGAGGACGGTTTCGAGCTGTTCGTCGCGCCCGAACACGCGGTGCGGCTGTGGGAGGCGCTGACCGAGGCCGGCGCGGGCGTCGGCCTGGTCCCGGCCGGCCTGTCCTGCCGCGACACCCTGCGTCTGGAGGCGGGCATGCCGCTGTACGGGCACGAGCTGAGCACCTCCCTCACGCCGTTCGACGCGGGGCTGGGCCGGGTCGTGAAGTTCGAGAAGGAGGGGGACTTCGTCGGCCGCGCCGCGCTGGAGGCCGCCGCCGAGCGCGCCGCCGCGAACCCGCCGCGCAAGCTGGTCGGACTGATCGCCGAGGGCCGCCGCGTGCCGCGGGCCGGTTTCCCGGTGGTGTCCGGTGGAGAGGTGATCGGCGAGGTCACCTCGGGCGCCCCGTCCCCGACGCTGGGCAGGCCGATCGCGATGGCGTACGTGGACGCGGCGCACGCCGCGCCCGGCACCTCCGGCGTCGGCGTCGACATTCGCGGTACGCATGAGGCGTACGAGGTCGTGGCGCTGCCGTTCTACAAGCGGCAGAAGTAGTCCCGCCGCAGGCCCCTGCCGTACGGAGAACCCGTGCGGTGCCGTCTCGGCACGCGAGACCGCTGTTCGTATCCAGTCCCCCGCATCCAGGAGAATCAGGTCATGAGCAACCCCCAGCAGCTGCGTTACACCAAGGAGCACGAGTGGCTGTCGGCCGCCGAGGACGGCGTCGCGACGGTCGGCATCACGGAGTACGCGGCCAACGCGCTCGGTGACGTCGTCTACGCCCAGCTCCCCGAGGTCGGCGGCACCGTCACCGAGGGCGAGACCTGTGGGGAGCTGGAGTCGACCAAGTCGGTCAGCGACCTGTACTCCCCCGTGTCCGGCGAGGTCGTCGAGGCCAACCAGGACGTCGTGGACGACCCCTCGCTGGTGAACTCGGCGCCCTTCGAGGGCGGCTGGCTGTTCAAGGTGCGCATCTCGGCCGAGCCGACCGACGTGCTGTCGGCCGAGGACTACGCCGCGTTCACCCACTCCGACAACTGACCTCAGGGGATCTTGATGTCTGTGCTGAACACCCCGCTCCACGAGCTCGACCCGGACGTCGCCGCCGCAGTCGACGCCGAACTCGTGCGCCAGCAGTCGACCCTGGAGATGATCGCCTCGGAGAACTTCGCTCCGGTGGCCGTCATGGAGGCCCAGGGCTCGGTCCTGACCAACAAGTACGCCGAGGGCTACCCGGGCCGCCGCTACTACGGCGGCTGCGAGCACGTCGACGTGGTCGAGCAGATCGCGATCGACCGCATCAAGGCGCTCTTCGGCGCCGAGGCCGCGAACGTCCAGCCGCACTCCGGTGCGCAGGCGAACGCCGCCGCGATGTTCGCGCTGCTGAAGCCGGGCGACACGATCATGGGCCTGAACCTGGCCCACGGCGGTCACCTGACCCACGGCATGAAGATCAATTTCTCCGGCAAGCTGTACAACGTGGTCCCGTACCACGTGGACGGGACCGGCCGGGTGGACATGGCCGAGGTCGAGCGCCTCGCCAAGGAGACCAAGCCGCAGCTGATCGTCGCCGGCTGGTCCGCCTACCCGCGCCAGCTGGACTTCGCCGCCTTCCGCCGGATCGCGGACGAGGTCGGCGCGTACCTGATGGTCGACATGGCGCACTTCGCCGGCCTGGTCGCCGCGGGGCTGCACCCGAACCCGGTGCCGCACGCCCACGTGGTCACCACCACCACGCACAAGACCCTCGGCGGTCCGCGCGGCGGTGTGATCCTGTCCACGCAGGAGCTCGCCAAGAAGATCAACTCCGCGGTCTTCCCGGGCCAGCAGGGCGGTCCGCTGGAGCACGTGATCGCGGCCAAGGCGGTGTCCTTCAAGGTCGCCGCCTCGCCCGAGTTCAAGGAGCGCCAGGAGCGCACCCTGGAAGGCGCGAAGATCCTCGCCGACCGCCTGGTGCAGCCGGACGTCACCGAGGTCGGCGTGTCCGTCCTCTCCGGCGGCACGGACGTGCACCTGGTCCTGGTCGACCTGCGCGACTCCGAGCTGGACGGGCAGCAGGCCGAGGACCGCCTCCACGAGGTGGGCATCACGGTCAACCGCAACGCCGTCCCGAACGACCCGCGGCCGCCGATGGTCACCTCGGGCCTGCGGATCGGCACGCCGGCGCTGGCCACGCGCGGCTTCGGCGCCGCCGAGTTCACCGAGGTCGCGGAGATCATCGCGGCCGCGCTGAAGCCGGAGTACGACAGCGAGGACCTGAAGGCGCGCGTCACCGCGCTCGCCGCGAAGTTCCCGCTGTACCCGTCGCTCTAGGCGCGTTCCGCAAGGGCCCGGCCCGCTCCTGCGCGGGCCGGGCCCTTCGCATGGCCGCGCGGCGCCGCCCGGCCGCGGCCCCCGGCCGGTTCCGGGCCCTGCGGGCGTACGTACGGGGGCGGGAACGGGGCAGGCGTACGGGGAAGGGCGGTGCGGGCCCGCGGGCCGCCGCGCCCCGGCCGCGCCTGACGGCCATCTCGGCGCCCCGTCCGGCAGCCGGGCCGTTCACCGCGTCGCGTTAAGCTCGACTGCCGGACAAAATCCGACCAATCCGCCTCTCCTGCCCCTCCCACCCCACGAGCAGACAAGGGAGTCCGCCACCGTGGCCATCTCCGTCTTCGACCTCTTCTCCATCGGCATCGGTCCCTCCTCCTCCCACACCGTCGGCCCCATGCGGGCCGCGCGCATGTTCGTGACCCGCCTGAAGAAGGACGGCCTCCTCGCCCAGACCGCGTCGGTGCGCGCCGAGCTGTTCGGATCGCTCGGCGCGACCGGCCACGGCCACGGCACCCCCAAGGCGGTGCTCCTGGGCCTGGAGGGCCACTCGCCCCGCACGGTGAACGTGGAGACGGCCGACGCCGAGGTCGAGCGCATCCGGCAGAGCGGCCGGCTGCGCCTGATGGGCGCGGAGATAGGCGATGCGCACGAGATCGCCTTCGACGAGCCGAACCAGCTGATCCTGCACCGCCGGCGCTCGCTGCCGTACCACGCGAACGGCATGACCCTCTTCGCGTACGACACGGCGGGCACCCCGCTGCTGGAGAAGACCTACTACTCGGTCGGCGGCGGGTTCGTCGTGGACGAGGACGCGGTCGGCGAGGACCGGATCAAGCTCGACGACACCGTGCTGAAGTACCCCTTCCGCTCCGGTGACGAGATGCTCCGCCTCGCGAACGAGACCGGCCTGTCGATCTCCTCGCTGATGCTGGAGAACGAGAAGGCCTGGCGCACCGAGGAGGAGATCCGCGAGGGCCTGCTGGAGATCTGGCGCGTGATGCAGTCCTGCGTGGCGCGGGGCATGTCCCGCGAGGGCATCCTCCCCGGCGGCCTGCGGGTCAAGCGCCGGGCCGCGTCGACGGCGCGGCAGCTGCGCACCGAGGGCGACCCGATGCTGCACCGCAGCGAGTGGGCGACGATCTACGCGATGGCGGTCAACGAGGAGAACGCGGCGGGCGGGCGGGTCGTGACGGCGCCGACCAACGGCGCGGCCGGGGTCCTGCCCGCGGTCCTGCACTACTACATGAACTTCGTGCCGGGCGCGGACGAGGACGGCGTGGTCCGCTTCCTCCTCGCGGCGGGCGCGATCGGCATGCTGTTCAAGGAGAACGCCTCGATCTCGGGCGCCGAGGTCGGCTGCCAGGGCGAGGTCGGTTCGGCCTGCTCGATGGCGGCGGGGGCCTTGGCCGAGGTGCTCGGCGGCACTCCGGAGCAGGTGGAGAACGCGGCGGAGATCGGCATGGAGCACAACCTGGGCCTGACCTGCGACCCGGTCGGCGGCCTGGTCCAGATCCCGTGCATCGAGCGCAACGGCATGGCCGCGGTGAAGGCGGTCACGGCGGCGAAGATGGCGATGCGGGGCGACGGCTCGCACAAGGTCTCCCTGGACAAGGTCATCAAGACCATGAAGGAGACCGGCGCGGACATGAAGGTCAAGTACAAGGAGACCGCCCGCGGCGGCCTCGCGGTCAACGTCATCGAGTGCTGACCCGGCGCCGCCGCGGCCGAGAGGGGCCCAGCGGCCCTGGGGGACGGGACCTTCGGCAGGGGGGCCGGGGGTCGCGGCGGGGTTAGGTTGCCCGGAGGGCGGAGAACCGCGGAACGGCCCGCGGGGCACGCGCATGCCGGCAGAGAGGCGCACTCCCTTGGTCACCACCGAACACCGCGTCCTCCCGCTGCGGCTGGAGGCCTCCCCGGTCGCCGTCACGCTGCGGGGGGTCTTCGCCTACCGCTGCGACCGGCCGTACGAAGTGTCCGTGGACCTGCACGGCGGCGGCCGGTACCTGGCGCGCTGGGTCTTCGCCCGCGACCTGCTGCTCGACGGGGAGTCCCGGGCCACCGGCGAGGGCGACCTCCGGGTGTGGCCGTGCTGGGAGGGCAGCGAGCCGCGCGTCTTCCTCGCCTTCAGCAACGGCGAGCACGGCGCGGTGGTGTCCGCCCGCGCCAAGGACGTGCGCGAACTGTGCCGCCGGCTGACCCTGCTGGTCCCGCGCGGCCAGGAGCACCGGCAGTACGACCTCGACGCGGAGCTCAGCGCGCTGCTGCCGGGCTGAGCGCGGACCCGGGCGGACGGCGGGTGCACCGGGGCGGGTTGGTGGAGGCCCGCACGGCCGACTAGGGTCATCGGGCCTTGGTGTTCGGGAAACCGGTGGGAAACCGGTGCGGCCCTCGCCACTGTGATCGGGAAGTCCGGCGCCACTCCTACGGGAAGCCACTGGGACCACGCGGGAGACCGCTCGGCCCCGGGAAGGCGGAGTCCGGGCATCAGTACCCGTGAGCCAGGAGACCGGCCGGGGCGCGTTGTCCATCCACGAGGTGCTGGAGAGGTCTCCCCACTCATGCATATCGCCGAGGGGTTCCTGCCCCCTTTGCACGCGGTCGCCTGGGGCGCCGCGTCCGCTCCCTTCGTCGTCCACGGCGTCCGGGCCCTGACCCGCGAGGTCAAGGCCAATCCGGAGAGCACCCTGCTCCTCGGTGCGTCCGGAGCGTTCACATTCGTCCTGTCCGCCCTGAAAATACCCTCGGTGACGGGAAGTTGCTCCCATCCCACCGGTACGGGGCTCGGGGCCATCCTCTTCCGGCCGCCGATCATGGCGGTGCTCGGCACGATCACCCTGCTGTTCCAGGCGCTGCTGCTGGCGCACGGCGGGCTGACCACGCTCGGCGCCAACGTCTTCTCCATGGCGATCGCCGGCCCGTGGGCGGGGTACGGCGTCTACCTCCTGCTCCGGCGGACCGGGGCGCCGCTGATGGTCTCCGTGTTCTTCGGGGCCTTCTTCGCCGACCTGGTGACCTACTGCGTGACCTCCGTGCAGCTGGCGCTGGCCTTTCCCGACCAGGCCACCGGGTTCACGGGCGCGCTCGTGAAGTTCGGTGAGATCTTCGCCCTCACGCAGATCCCGCTGGCGGTGAGCGAGGGGCTGCTGACCGTCCTGGTGATGCGGCTGCTCATGCAGTCGAGCCGGTCGGACCTGGTCCGGCTCGGCGTCGCGAAGCTCACCCGGCGCACGGCGAAGCAGGAGGCGGCGCTCTGATGACGCGGAACGCGAAGATCAACACCCTGCTGCTGCTCCTGGTGGCGGCGCTGGCCGTCCTCCCGCTGGCCCTGGGCATGGGCGACGGCAAGGAGGAGCCGTTCGCGGGCGCCGACGCGCAGGCGGAGTCGGCCATCACCGAGCTGAAGCCGGACTACGAGCCCTGGTTCTCGCCCCTGTACGAACCGCCCTCCGGGGAGGTCGAGTCGGCCCTGTTCGCCTTGCAGGCGGCGCTGGGCGCGGGGGTGCTCGCGTACTACTTCGGCGTCCGCAAGGGCCGCCGCCAGGGTGCGGCGGCCGCGGCGGCCGCCACCGGTGACCGCGCCGTGGAGTCGTAGGCGGTGCTGCCGATCGACGCGGCGGCGCACGGCAGCCGCTGGCGCCGCCGCCATCCCCTGGAGAAGGCCCTGCTGGGGATCGGGCTGACGGTCACCGCGGTGTGCCTGCCGCCCTGGCCGGGCGGCCCGCTGGTCGCCGCCGCCACCCTCGCCGTGCTCCTGGGTCCCGCCGGGGTGCCGGGGCGGCAGTTGTGGCGGGCCTTCCGGATCCCGCTGGGCTTCTGCTTCACGGGGGCGCTGCCGCTGCTGTTCGCGGTGGGCGGTCCGGCCGGGCCGGTCGCACTGGCCCCCGACGGGCCGCGGCACGCGGGGGAACTGCTGCTGCGGACCTCGGCGGCCTCGCTGGGCGTGCTGCTGTTCGCGTTCACCACTCCCGTCTCGGACGTGCTGCCGCGTCTGGTGCGGGCCGGCGTCCCGGCGCCGGTGGTGGACGTGGCGCTGGTCATGTACCGGATCGGCTTCCTGCTGCTCGACTCGCTGACCCGGGTCCGCCAGGCCCAGGCGGCCCGTCTGGGGACCACCGGCCGGGCCGCGGCCTGGCGCTCGGTGGCCGGCCTCGCCGCGACCACGTTCGTCCGGGCCTTCGACCGCGCGGCCCGGCTCCAGTCGGGGCTGGCGGGTCGCGGCTACGACGGGGCGCTGCGGGTGCTCGTGCCCGAGGCGGCGCTGTCCTGGCGGTTCCTGACCGGGACCGCCGCCCTGCTGACGGCCCTCGTCGCCGCCACCCTCGTACTCAAGGAGCTGTACCTGTGAAGCCGTTGGAGAAGCCGCCGGGGACCACGCCGGCGGGCCCGCTGGTGGAGCTGGTGGGGGTCCGCTACGCGTACGAGGACGGCCCGGACGTCCTGTCCGGCGTGGACTTCGGGATCACCGGGGGCCGGGCGCTGGCCCTGCTCGGGCGCAACGGCAGCGGCAAGACCACGCTGATGCGGCTGCTGAGCGGGGGGCTGCGGCCCGCCGCCGGCGCGCTGCTGCTGGACGGTGCGCAGGTGTCGTACCGGCGTGCCGGGCTGACCCGGCTGCGCACGGCGGTGCAGCTGGTGGTCCAGGACCCCGACG
Above is a window of Streptomyces subrutilus DNA encoding:
- a CDS encoding enhanced serine sensitivity protein SseB, which gives rise to MQGSGWPENELEQVLGAALGQADAGARILEVLGRSHVWVPLPGGGGPGSADLTLPTMEIGGAAYVPVYSSEAQFRFCAGPGMDFAVAPAVQFARGLPPQLGIAVNPEGAVGVPLPPAAVAELCRTGHTPLDGPATGGRVRLYEPDWQDDPVDFLAAAAEEFRATGVVTAAHRCLASVEGGAPELFVGVRLVGWEPEYRNAPMDALGRALTRVPPPWPVQLILLDAAEDPVTDWIRERVRPFYLP
- a CDS encoding AAA family ATPase translates to MTVRRFGVVVAATGTVEAVPAQREARAREGAARSGPVRDLRGPAVHGPQRLRFAAGDIVVVSGLPGGGKSTLIKRAAAEGGSVDSQDARERWERRMPASLPYAVYRPLVRVAHYWGLWRVLRSGASVVVHDCGTQSWVRGLLAAAARRRGRALHLLFLDSSPEEALSGQAARGRRVSAYAFARHRGAVGRLLREAEAGRPPAGCASATLLDRRSAAAVTRIAFRG
- the gcvT gene encoding glycine cleavage system aminomethyltransferase GcvT, coding for MSTAPRLTALDALHRALGATMTDFAGWDMPLRYGSERDEHNAVRTRAGLFDLSHMGEITVTGPEAVKVLDYALVGNISTVGVGRARYTHICRADGGIVDDLIVYRLGEDEFMVVANASNAQVVLDAVTERAAGFDAEVRDDRDAYALIAVQGPESPGILKSVTDADLDGLKYYAGLPGTVAGVPALIARTGYTGEDGFELFVAPEHAVRLWEALTEAGAGVGLVPAGLSCRDTLRLEAGMPLYGHELSTSLTPFDAGLGRVVKFEKEGDFVGRAALEAAAERAAANPPRKLVGLIAEGRRVPRAGFPVVSGGEVIGEVTSGAPSPTLGRPIAMAYVDAAHAAPGTSGVGVDIRGTHEAYEVVALPFYKRQK
- the gcvH gene encoding glycine cleavage system protein GcvH produces the protein MSNPQQLRYTKEHEWLSAAEDGVATVGITEYAANALGDVVYAQLPEVGGTVTEGETCGELESTKSVSDLYSPVSGEVVEANQDVVDDPSLVNSAPFEGGWLFKVRISAEPTDVLSAEDYAAFTHSDN
- the glyA gene encoding serine hydroxymethyltransferase, with amino-acid sequence MSVLNTPLHELDPDVAAAVDAELVRQQSTLEMIASENFAPVAVMEAQGSVLTNKYAEGYPGRRYYGGCEHVDVVEQIAIDRIKALFGAEAANVQPHSGAQANAAAMFALLKPGDTIMGLNLAHGGHLTHGMKINFSGKLYNVVPYHVDGTGRVDMAEVERLAKETKPQLIVAGWSAYPRQLDFAAFRRIADEVGAYLMVDMAHFAGLVAAGLHPNPVPHAHVVTTTTHKTLGGPRGGVILSTQELAKKINSAVFPGQQGGPLEHVIAAKAVSFKVAASPEFKERQERTLEGAKILADRLVQPDVTEVGVSVLSGGTDVHLVLVDLRDSELDGQQAEDRLHEVGITVNRNAVPNDPRPPMVTSGLRIGTPALATRGFGAAEFTEVAEIIAAALKPEYDSEDLKARVTALAAKFPLYPSL
- a CDS encoding L-serine ammonia-lyase, coding for MAISVFDLFSIGIGPSSSHTVGPMRAARMFVTRLKKDGLLAQTASVRAELFGSLGATGHGHGTPKAVLLGLEGHSPRTVNVETADAEVERIRQSGRLRLMGAEIGDAHEIAFDEPNQLILHRRRSLPYHANGMTLFAYDTAGTPLLEKTYYSVGGGFVVDEDAVGEDRIKLDDTVLKYPFRSGDEMLRLANETGLSISSLMLENEKAWRTEEEIREGLLEIWRVMQSCVARGMSREGILPGGLRVKRRAASTARQLRTEGDPMLHRSEWATIYAMAVNEENAAGGRVVTAPTNGAAGVLPAVLHYYMNFVPGADEDGVVRFLLAAGAIGMLFKENASISGAEVGCQGEVGSACSMAAGALAEVLGGTPEQVENAAEIGMEHNLGLTCDPVGGLVQIPCIERNGMAAVKAVTAAKMAMRGDGSHKVSLDKVIKTMKETGADMKVKYKETARGGLAVNVIEC
- a CDS encoding SsgA family sporulation/cell division regulator; translated protein: MVTTEHRVLPLRLEASPVAVTLRGVFAYRCDRPYEVSVDLHGGGRYLARWVFARDLLLDGESRATGEGDLRVWPCWEGSEPRVFLAFSNGEHGAVVSARAKDVRELCRRLTLLVPRGQEHRQYDLDAELSALLPG
- a CDS encoding energy-coupling factor ABC transporter permease, yielding MHIAEGFLPPLHAVAWGAASAPFVVHGVRALTREVKANPESTLLLGASGAFTFVLSALKIPSVTGSCSHPTGTGLGAILFRPPIMAVLGTITLLFQALLLAHGGLTTLGANVFSMAIAGPWAGYGVYLLLRRTGAPLMVSVFFGAFFADLVTYCVTSVQLALAFPDQATGFTGALVKFGEIFALTQIPLAVSEGLLTVLVMRLLMQSSRSDLVRLGVAKLTRRTAKQEAAL
- a CDS encoding energy-coupling factor ABC transporter substrate-binding protein, whose amino-acid sequence is MTRNAKINTLLLLLVAALAVLPLALGMGDGKEEPFAGADAQAESAITELKPDYEPWFSPLYEPPSGEVESALFALQAALGAGVLAYYFGVRKGRRQGAAAAAAATGDRAVES
- the cbiQ gene encoding cobalt ECF transporter T component CbiQ, translated to MLPIDAAAHGSRWRRRHPLEKALLGIGLTVTAVCLPPWPGGPLVAAATLAVLLGPAGVPGRQLWRAFRIPLGFCFTGALPLLFAVGGPAGPVALAPDGPRHAGELLLRTSAASLGVLLFAFTTPVSDVLPRLVRAGVPAPVVDVALVMYRIGFLLLDSLTRVRQAQAARLGTTGRAAAWRSVAGLAATTFVRAFDRAARLQSGLAGRGYDGALRVLVPEAALSWRFLTGTAALLTALVAATLVLKELYL